From Gimesia panareensis, the proteins below share one genomic window:
- the ilvN gene encoding acetolactate synthase small subunit — translation MKHILSALVMNQPGVLAQISGMLASRSFNIESLAVGETEEPEFSRITFVVGDYNKLDQVRKQLEKLVTVVKVVDFSRQDYVERDLMLMKVATPGKTRSEIRELVDIFRAKIVDVSAENVMIEISGQESKINAFIDVMRPFGILEIVRTGRIALLRSETVKADVSSETVETV, via the coding sequence ATGAAACACATTCTTTCTGCTCTGGTCATGAATCAACCGGGTGTCCTGGCCCAGATTTCAGGCATGCTGGCCTCGCGCTCCTTTAATATCGAGAGCCTGGCTGTCGGTGAAACCGAAGAACCCGAATTTTCCCGAATTACCTTTGTCGTCGGTGATTACAACAAGCTGGATCAGGTCAGAAAACAGCTGGAAAAGCTGGTGACTGTGGTGAAAGTCGTTGACTTTTCCCGTCAGGATTATGTCGAACGCGACCTGATGCTGATGAAAGTGGCCACTCCCGGAAAAACCCGGTCAGAAATTCGCGAATTAGTCGACATTTTCCGTGCGAAAATCGTTGACGTCAGCGCTGAAAACGTAATGATCGAGATCTCCGGTCAGGAATCTAAGATCAATGCATTTATTGACGTGATGAGACCGTTTGGGATTCTCGAGATCGTACGTACAGGTCGCATTGCCCTGTTACGCTCTGAAACAGTTAAAGCAGACGTCTCTTCCGAAACTGTGGAAACCGTTTAA
- a CDS encoding outer membrane protein assembly factor BamB family protein: MWRYNAGHTASTPDSLPDQLTPLWTRKFGPRKQVWDDTLNNDLMTYDKVFEPVVYGRRMFVGFNDADKLVALDTRTGKTLWTFFTEGPVRFSPVATEDRVYLVSDDGYLYCLNSSDGTLVWKFRGAPAAQKALGNQRVISAWPARGGPVLYGDQIYFAASIWPFMGTFIYALDAETGNVVWVNDSTSASYIKQPHSAPSFAGVAPQGTLVATEDLLLVPGGRSVPAALDRKTGEMKYFHLGGKGNGGSFVISGEKEFYVHTRYKGVRAYSLETGLPTLYVHNEPVLHDGQLYSAGVKNKQPVLEAFNQQHQVLWSLPVDGQGDLIHAGNRIYAAGEASISAVNLPASAEEKPTLAWQQPINGQVARLLAADNKLFAVTLEGEIMAFGVPGERQLPSPIEQATATPPAADPAVLKTVKSLLQQTEARTGYAICVGGDEPAVIDALLETSGLRLVVLDPDTTQVAKLRKRYDERGEYGTRLSVHQATPQSFQAPQHIARVTMISPAQTQSLTAETLQQIYRSVRPYGGVVWIPVAAEQVKALQEKIREAELPKAEIVTNSAGILIRRVGALPDSADWTHQYGDIANSVKSNDKRVKLPLGVLWFGGNTHEDVLPRHGHGPPEQVIGGRTFLEGMNSLSARDVYTGEVLWRREFEDLGTFGIYFNSTYADTPLSTQYNQKHIPGANARGTNYIATAEEVYLAIGSECHVLNAADGKTKQIIKLPDPKNDWAFIAVDQNILLAGNGFAHYGKRVQEKPGKDGPAATDLSASGGLIAFDRHSGDKLWQVDAVHSFLHNGIVAGRNRLYCLDKLPASAEKKLSRRGMADPSKYRIICLDLQTGKELWSTREHIFGSWLGYSEKHDLLLEAGARASDRLSDEVGQGMIAYRAEDGSVLWQKKDQKYTGPLVLHNDLIITSANSYQVSGGAFHIRDGSPYTITNPITREKEPLKFSRTYGCNYVIASENLLTFRSGAAGFYDLATKSGTGNFGGFKSSCTSNLVVANGVLNAPDYTRTCSCSYQNQTSLALIHMPEIEVWTNSQLSDAAESTGIVKQAGINFGAPGDRKSDSGTLWLDYPSVGGESPDLEVKIANKQYRTFRRHALKIRDSNSSPGLSWVAASGIEDPQKITIAIHQQTSADSTGGIPVASVDDYAEEAPQGKVSMNSSDLELGLDGNDPQVVAIRFTDIPLSRADELEAAFIQFTVDETGKKDCRLKIQGELAADSKPLAETKQNLSSRKRTHATVEWAPPAWTKVDAAGEAQRTPDLKPILDEIRQQPGWKPGNQLTFLITGTGTRTARSYRGASSGSARLILKKKETQTENHAETVTAKVNQNARRYTVRLTFTEPNRKLKPGDRKFDVLLQGERVLQDFDILAETGQPMQSLIKEFPGIQVTDQLVLEFNSAVGSNTAPLISGIELISEN; this comes from the coding sequence ATGTGGCGCTACAATGCCGGGCATACTGCATCGACCCCCGATTCGCTACCGGATCAGTTGACTCCCCTCTGGACCCGCAAATTCGGTCCCCGGAAACAGGTCTGGGACGATACCCTGAATAATGACCTGATGACTTACGACAAAGTGTTCGAGCCAGTCGTCTATGGCAGGCGGATGTTCGTGGGATTCAACGATGCCGATAAACTCGTCGCGCTCGACACTCGGACGGGCAAAACACTATGGACGTTCTTCACTGAGGGCCCAGTTCGCTTTTCTCCTGTCGCGACTGAAGATCGAGTGTACCTCGTCAGTGATGATGGTTATCTCTACTGCCTCAACAGCAGTGACGGAACGCTGGTCTGGAAATTCCGGGGCGCCCCCGCTGCGCAGAAAGCACTCGGGAATCAGCGTGTCATCTCGGCCTGGCCTGCCCGGGGGGGACCAGTTTTGTATGGAGATCAGATCTACTTTGCTGCCAGTATCTGGCCGTTTATGGGAACCTTCATCTATGCCCTGGATGCAGAAACGGGGAACGTGGTCTGGGTAAATGATTCAACGAGTGCCAGCTATATTAAACAGCCCCACAGTGCCCCATCCTTTGCCGGCGTGGCTCCCCAGGGGACGCTCGTCGCAACAGAAGACCTGCTGCTGGTGCCTGGCGGCCGTTCCGTCCCTGCCGCCCTGGATCGCAAGACAGGCGAAATGAAGTATTTTCATCTGGGAGGCAAAGGGAACGGCGGCTCGTTCGTGATTTCTGGTGAGAAAGAGTTTTACGTGCATACCCGCTACAAGGGCGTTCGCGCTTATAGCCTGGAGACCGGCTTACCCACCCTGTATGTGCACAACGAACCGGTTTTGCACGACGGGCAACTCTATTCAGCTGGCGTGAAAAATAAGCAGCCGGTTCTGGAAGCTTTCAATCAGCAGCATCAGGTACTCTGGTCACTTCCCGTCGATGGACAGGGGGATCTGATCCACGCCGGAAATCGTATTTATGCAGCTGGTGAAGCCAGTATTTCAGCCGTAAATCTGCCTGCCAGTGCAGAAGAAAAACCCACTCTTGCCTGGCAACAGCCGATCAATGGTCAGGTCGCCCGCTTACTGGCTGCTGACAATAAGCTCTTCGCGGTCACTCTGGAAGGTGAAATCATGGCTTTCGGTGTGCCCGGGGAACGGCAATTGCCGTCTCCAATAGAGCAGGCGACAGCCACACCACCGGCAGCTGATCCTGCTGTACTGAAAACCGTCAAAAGTTTACTGCAGCAGACCGAGGCCAGAACCGGGTATGCGATCTGCGTTGGGGGAGACGAACCTGCCGTCATAGATGCGCTCCTCGAAACGTCCGGTCTGCGACTCGTGGTTCTGGACCCTGACACAACACAAGTCGCTAAGTTGCGCAAACGTTACGACGAACGGGGGGAATATGGAACACGCCTCTCGGTGCACCAGGCAACTCCGCAAAGTTTCCAGGCGCCGCAGCATATCGCCCGCGTGACAATGATCAGTCCGGCGCAGACACAGTCGCTAACAGCAGAGACTTTGCAGCAGATTTATCGCTCAGTTCGCCCTTATGGCGGCGTGGTCTGGATTCCGGTTGCAGCAGAACAGGTTAAAGCGTTGCAGGAGAAGATCCGAGAAGCGGAGTTACCCAAAGCTGAAATCGTTACGAACTCAGCAGGCATCCTGATTCGGCGTGTGGGGGCCCTGCCCGATTCTGCTGACTGGACCCATCAGTATGGGGATATCGCGAACAGCGTCAAATCGAATGACAAGCGGGTCAAACTGCCACTAGGTGTGCTCTGGTTTGGAGGAAATACGCACGAAGATGTTCTGCCACGTCATGGGCATGGTCCTCCCGAACAGGTGATCGGCGGTCGCACTTTTCTGGAGGGGATGAACAGCCTCAGTGCCCGCGACGTCTATACGGGCGAAGTCCTCTGGCGGCGCGAATTTGAAGATCTGGGCACATTCGGGATCTATTTTAACTCAACCTATGCCGACACTCCACTCAGTACGCAATACAACCAGAAACATATCCCCGGTGCGAATGCTCGCGGCACAAACTATATCGCGACAGCAGAAGAGGTCTATCTCGCCATTGGCTCGGAATGCCATGTGCTGAATGCCGCTGATGGCAAGACGAAGCAGATCATCAAGCTCCCCGATCCGAAAAACGACTGGGCGTTCATCGCTGTGGATCAGAACATCCTGCTGGCCGGCAACGGGTTTGCTCATTACGGCAAACGTGTCCAGGAGAAACCGGGTAAAGACGGTCCGGCGGCGACGGACCTCTCTGCCAGTGGAGGACTGATTGCTTTCGACCGTCATTCAGGCGACAAACTCTGGCAGGTCGATGCCGTGCATTCGTTTCTGCATAACGGCATCGTCGCGGGACGCAATCGCCTGTATTGCCTCGACAAACTCCCGGCCAGTGCCGAGAAAAAACTGTCGCGTCGAGGGATGGCAGACCCTTCAAAGTATCGGATCATCTGCCTCGATCTGCAGACCGGAAAAGAACTCTGGTCGACCCGCGAGCATATCTTCGGATCCTGGCTGGGATATTCCGAGAAACACGATCTGCTGCTGGAAGCTGGTGCCCGGGCAAGCGACCGGCTCAGCGACGAAGTCGGACAGGGCATGATTGCTTATCGTGCCGAGGATGGCAGTGTTCTCTGGCAGAAAAAGGATCAGAAATATACGGGTCCCTTAGTGCTGCACAATGATCTGATCATCACCTCGGCAAATTCCTATCAGGTTTCGGGCGGAGCCTTCCATATCAGGGATGGCAGTCCCTACACGATTACCAATCCGATCACTCGCGAGAAAGAACCGCTCAAGTTTTCCCGGACTTATGGCTGCAATTACGTCATCGCCAGCGAGAACCTGTTGACGTTCCGCTCCGGCGCTGCGGGCTTTTACGATCTGGCAACAAAGAGTGGGACCGGGAATTTTGGTGGTTTTAAATCGAGCTGTACGTCGAACCTGGTCGTGGCCAACGGAGTGCTCAATGCGCCGGATTACACGCGAACCTGCAGTTGCTCTTACCAGAATCAGACTTCACTGGCACTGATCCATATGCCGGAAATTGAAGTCTGGACTAACAGCCAGCTGAGTGATGCAGCAGAGTCGACCGGCATCGTCAAACAGGCGGGGATCAACTTCGGTGCCCCCGGCGACCGCAAATCGGATTCAGGTACTCTCTGGCTGGATTATCCCAGCGTGGGCGGGGAATCACCGGATTTAGAAGTCAAAATCGCCAACAAACAGTATCGTACCTTTCGGCGGCATGCCCTCAAAATCAGAGACAGCAATTCGAGTCCTGGCTTAAGCTGGGTCGCTGCATCCGGTATTGAGGATCCGCAGAAAATCACAATCGCGATCCACCAGCAGACGTCTGCTGACAGCACGGGGGGCATCCCCGTGGCCAGTGTTGATGACTATGCCGAAGAAGCCCCCCAGGGGAAAGTGAGTATGAACAGCAGCGATCTGGAACTGGGCCTGGATGGGAACGATCCCCAGGTTGTAGCCATTCGTTTTACCGACATTCCGCTGTCTCGCGCAGACGAACTGGAAGCAGCCTTCATTCAATTCACCGTGGATGAAACCGGCAAGAAGGACTGCCGACTGAAGATCCAGGGCGAACTGGCAGCCGATTCCAAACCGCTGGCAGAAACAAAGCAGAATCTCTCTTCTCGCAAGCGAACACACGCGACCGTGGAATGGGCTCCCCCGGCCTGGACGAAAGTGGATGCGGCAGGCGAGGCACAACGGACTCCCGATCTGAAGCCAATCCTGGATGAGATTCGCCAGCAACCCGGCTGGAAACCGGGGAATCAACTCACTTTTCTAATTACGGGCACCGGCACACGTACGGCCCGTTCTTATCGAGGAGCCAGTTCTGGATCGGCTCGATTGATTCTCAAGAAGAAAGAGACACAAACGGAGAACCACGCTGAGACTGTTACAGCGAAAGTGAATCAGAATGCCCGACGTTATACGGTCCGATTGACCTTCACTGAACCGAATCGGAAACTGAAACCGGGCGACCGGAAGTTTGATGTCCTCCTGCAGGGAGAACGTGTATTGCAGGACTTCGATATCCTGGCGGAGACCGGTCAGCCTATGCAGAGTCTGATCAAGGAATTTCCTGGCATCCAGGTGACGGACCAGCTGGTGCTGGAATTCAACTCCGCTGTCGGTTCCAACACGGCACCGTTAATTTCAGGCATCGAGTTGATCAGCGAAAACTGA
- a CDS encoding DUF1549 and DUF1553 domain-containing protein: MLSAYNKKHNRGLRADNFLLLAGLILMFSCATALPAEEVSTDSRSPRLAHQIDQLITQARQQQQVQAAPRSTDAEFMRRVYLDLTGKIPPVAEVRQFLADSVPDKRERLIDRLLASPGFVVHFTSLWRNILIPEAGTDPLARQQVPEFEAWLRSQLQQDTSYDALVRAIVGAPFDETTRTTGQTTAAEPTARAFYLVKQLKPESLAASTSRAFLGVRIECAQCHDHPFDTWKQDQFWQFAAFFANIDQPQPNSFLTPANLREVSGKPEIKIPDTNRLVEATYLNGKQPDWKETPSRPRQRLSEWITSAQNPYFAKATANRVWSLFFGRGIVDPVDDFSSTNPASHPELLEVMARAFQKHDYDLKYLIREITNSETYQLTSRQTDPSQSRVEWYGKMPTRGLTAEQIFANLVQATGFFRQTAETDPQLIAPGMNSPQAEIQDLFQTDSENQLDPRATILQALALMNGTFITNATSLEQSDVFTAIVEFPGQSSEQKIEAFYLSTLSRPPTESELNRLKTYINSSEEKTEAYANLFWALLNSSEFLLNH; this comes from the coding sequence GTGTTAAGTGCCTATAATAAAAAGCACAACCGAGGTTTGAGGGCGGACAATTTCCTGCTGCTGGCAGGTCTGATTCTGATGTTTTCCTGCGCGACAGCCCTCCCGGCAGAAGAGGTCTCTACTGACTCCCGGTCTCCCCGCCTGGCGCACCAGATTGATCAATTGATTACACAGGCGCGACAGCAGCAACAGGTCCAGGCAGCACCACGCTCCACTGATGCGGAATTCATGCGGCGGGTCTATCTGGATCTGACCGGGAAAATTCCTCCCGTGGCGGAGGTGCGTCAGTTTCTGGCAGACTCGGTGCCCGACAAAAGAGAACGCCTGATTGACCGACTGCTGGCCAGTCCCGGTTTTGTAGTCCATTTTACCAGTCTCTGGCGGAATATCCTGATTCCGGAGGCAGGCACCGATCCACTGGCACGTCAGCAAGTGCCTGAATTTGAAGCCTGGCTGCGCTCTCAGCTGCAGCAGGATACATCCTATGACGCGCTGGTCCGTGCCATCGTCGGCGCTCCCTTTGATGAAACTACGCGTACGACAGGGCAGACAACCGCAGCTGAGCCTACTGCACGTGCCTTCTACCTGGTCAAGCAGCTCAAACCGGAGAGTCTGGCTGCCAGTACCTCTCGCGCATTCCTGGGGGTGCGGATCGAGTGTGCCCAGTGTCACGATCATCCCTTTGACACCTGGAAACAGGATCAGTTCTGGCAATTCGCAGCCTTTTTTGCCAACATTGACCAGCCTCAACCAAATTCATTTTTGACACCGGCCAATTTGCGGGAGGTCTCAGGTAAGCCCGAGATTAAGATTCCCGATACAAATCGGCTGGTCGAAGCGACCTATCTGAACGGGAAGCAACCCGACTGGAAAGAAACTCCGTCCCGCCCCCGCCAACGGCTGTCGGAATGGATTACCTCAGCACAAAACCCCTATTTCGCCAAGGCGACAGCCAATCGGGTCTGGAGTCTGTTTTTCGGACGGGGAATTGTGGATCCCGTAGACGATTTTTCCTCGACCAATCCCGCCTCCCATCCGGAACTCCTGGAAGTGATGGCACGTGCGTTTCAGAAACACGACTATGACCTGAAATACCTGATTCGTGAAATTACGAATTCGGAGACCTACCAGCTTACCAGTCGTCAGACCGATCCCAGCCAGTCTCGTGTGGAATGGTATGGTAAAATGCCGACACGGGGACTGACCGCAGAACAGATCTTCGCCAACCTGGTACAGGCGACCGGTTTCTTCCGTCAAACCGCAGAGACAGACCCGCAGCTGATTGCACCAGGTATGAATTCACCCCAAGCGGAAATTCAGGATCTGTTTCAAACCGATTCAGAGAATCAGCTGGATCCACGGGCCACGATCCTGCAGGCCCTGGCTCTGATGAACGGCACCTTCATTACCAACGCCACCAGCCTGGAACAGTCGGATGTGTTTACCGCGATTGTCGAATTCCCGGGACAGTCGAGCGAACAGAAAATCGAAGCCTTCTATCTGTCGACACTCTCCCGACCGCCGACCGAATCAGAGTTGAACAGACTGAAAACCTATATCAATTCGAGTGAAGAGAAAACAGAAGCGTACGCGAACCTGTTCTGGGCCCTGTTAAACAGTAGCGAGTTTTTACTGAATCATTAA
- a CDS encoding radical SAM protein, giving the protein MTSSLPLHSQHQRTYHENKFVYPVLSRRSKGISIGVNLNPDKICNFDCIYCQVDRREESETRFVGTEQLLLELDHMLKFVLSGEIYADEKFKSVPEELRRLNDIAFSGDGEPTTYKNFDQIVAAVAELKRKHGADDVKLVLISNASMFHRPGTQAALKIFDENQGEVWAKLDAGTEDYFKLIDRTKIRFSQILENITEAARQRPIVIQSLFMLVDQQPPDAAEIDAYCARLKEIVTAGGQIKLVQVYTIARRTAEDYVASLKSAQVDEIARKVREKTGLATEVYYGNAD; this is encoded by the coding sequence ATGACCTCTTCACTTCCCCTGCACTCCCAGCATCAGCGGACTTATCACGAAAATAAGTTCGTCTACCCGGTCTTATCCCGGCGGAGTAAGGGCATTTCCATCGGCGTGAATCTGAATCCGGACAAGATCTGCAATTTTGACTGTATTTATTGTCAGGTAGATCGCCGCGAAGAGTCCGAAACCCGTTTTGTGGGGACAGAGCAGTTGCTGCTGGAACTGGACCACATGCTCAAGTTTGTTCTCAGTGGTGAAATCTACGCGGATGAAAAGTTCAAATCCGTGCCTGAGGAATTAAGGCGGTTGAATGACATCGCGTTTTCAGGCGATGGTGAGCCCACGACCTATAAGAATTTCGACCAGATCGTGGCTGCAGTGGCAGAGCTCAAACGTAAGCATGGTGCGGATGATGTCAAACTGGTGCTGATCAGCAATGCGAGCATGTTTCACCGTCCGGGGACGCAGGCTGCGTTGAAGATTTTCGATGAGAATCAGGGAGAGGTCTGGGCCAAGCTGGATGCGGGAACGGAAGACTATTTTAAACTGATCGACCGCACCAAAATTCGCTTCTCACAGATCCTGGAGAACATCACGGAGGCTGCCAGACAGCGTCCGATTGTCATTCAGAGCCTGTTCATGCTTGTGGATCAGCAGCCACCTGATGCTGCAGAAATCGACGCTTATTGCGCGCGTCTGAAAGAAATTGTGACTGCGGGGGGACAGATCAAGCTGGTACAGGTTTATACGATCGCCCGCAGGACGGCGGAAGACTATGTTGCTTCACTCAAGTCAGCACAGGTCGACGAAATCGCCCGCAAAGTGCGCGAAAAGACCGGGTTGGCCACCGAGGTCTATTACGGCAACGCCGACTGA
- the recJ gene encoding single-stranded-DNA-specific exonuclease RecJ produces the protein MTQNWRFAPHDESQIRRLSSEMRISPLLAQVLIARGLRDASVARGFINARMNELLDPCSMPGIEQAADRVIAALQAKRRITIYGDYDVDGMTATSILLQCITLANGQCDYFIPNRLDDGYGLNCDAIRELHEEDPQRLLITVDCGITSVKEAALAKELGLELIITDHHQMSEELPDADCLVHPRLPGSEYEFPHLCGAGVALKLAWAICQKLGDGQKASPQMREYLKCAVGLAAIGTIADVMPLTGENRIIVRYGLGALAELAPLGLQELMKVAEIKTGQPLDTEDIGFAIAPRLNAAGRLGQARLAVELLTTNNRERAVQLALYLDELNKNRRTVERRILKQAKEMVEEHADWQEHQTLVLAHPDWHPGVIGIVANRVAEHFEKPTVLIALEATSKTGQGSARSFAGFDLHAGFSACADHLIRFGGHQAAAGLRIEEDKIEDFRQAFAEYAANAPPPSDDDLLVRIDAEVCLNEITKQAVLELDCLGPFGQENPRPQFVATRVELAEPPKTMGEGGRHLSLVFQQHKTRIRAIAFGKGEWASQMEEAGGPFSISFAPGINRFRGFESVQLHLKDWISEQADAPVTS, from the coding sequence ATGACTCAAAACTGGCGATTTGCCCCCCACGATGAATCACAGATACGCCGCCTCAGTTCGGAAATGCGGATCTCCCCACTCCTGGCCCAGGTACTGATCGCCCGTGGCCTCCGGGATGCTTCCGTAGCCCGGGGTTTTATCAACGCCCGCATGAACGAGCTGCTCGACCCCTGTTCCATGCCCGGCATTGAACAGGCCGCCGATCGAGTCATCGCCGCCCTGCAGGCCAAACGGCGGATCACCATCTATGGCGATTACGACGTCGACGGTATGACCGCGACCAGTATTCTGCTGCAGTGCATTACCCTGGCCAACGGTCAATGTGATTATTTCATCCCCAATCGCCTGGATGATGGTTACGGCCTGAATTGCGATGCCATCCGCGAACTGCACGAGGAAGATCCCCAGCGACTGCTGATCACGGTCGACTGTGGTATCACCAGTGTCAAAGAGGCCGCTCTCGCCAAAGAACTGGGGCTGGAACTGATTATTACCGATCACCACCAGATGAGCGAAGAACTGCCTGACGCCGATTGTCTGGTCCATCCTCGTCTTCCGGGCAGCGAATACGAATTCCCCCACCTGTGTGGTGCCGGTGTTGCTCTAAAGCTGGCCTGGGCCATCTGTCAGAAACTGGGAGACGGGCAGAAAGCTTCTCCGCAGATGCGTGAGTACCTCAAATGCGCCGTAGGGCTGGCGGCGATCGGGACGATTGCGGATGTGATGCCCCTGACCGGCGAAAACCGGATTATTGTCCGTTACGGGCTGGGCGCACTCGCAGAACTGGCACCGCTGGGACTGCAGGAACTGATGAAGGTCGCCGAAATCAAAACCGGTCAGCCCCTCGATACCGAAGACATCGGATTTGCAATCGCCCCGCGCCTGAATGCAGCCGGGCGCTTAGGGCAGGCCAGACTGGCTGTGGAACTGCTGACAACCAACAATCGGGAACGGGCGGTCCAGCTGGCGCTCTACCTGGATGAACTCAACAAAAACCGGAGAACCGTCGAACGCCGGATTTTGAAGCAGGCCAAGGAGATGGTCGAAGAGCATGCCGACTGGCAGGAGCACCAGACCCTGGTGCTGGCCCATCCGGACTGGCATCCCGGAGTGATCGGCATTGTCGCCAACCGGGTGGCCGAACATTTTGAGAAACCCACCGTTTTGATCGCCCTCGAAGCGACCTCCAAAACCGGTCAGGGTTCCGCCCGATCCTTCGCTGGTTTTGATCTGCATGCCGGTTTCTCAGCCTGTGCCGATCACCTGATTCGCTTCGGGGGACATCAGGCAGCCGCCGGCCTGCGAATTGAAGAAGACAAAATCGAAGATTTCCGCCAGGCTTTTGCAGAATACGCGGCCAATGCACCTCCGCCCTCCGACGATGATCTGCTGGTGCGGATTGACGCCGAAGTCTGTCTGAATGAAATCACCAAGCAGGCGGTTCTGGAGCTGGATTGCCTGGGGCCGTTCGGACAGGAGAATCCGCGTCCGCAATTTGTAGCCACTCGCGTAGAACTGGCTGAGCCTCCCAAAACGATGGGAGAAGGGGGCCGGCATCTCTCACTGGTCTTCCAGCAGCACAAGACCCGCATTCGCGCGATTGCCTTCGGCAAAGGCGAGTGGGCGAGCCAGATGGAAGAGGCGGGGGGACCGTTCTCTATCAGCTTCGCCCCCGGCATCAATCGGTTCCGGGGCTTTGAAAGTGTGCAACTGCACCTCAAAGACTGGATTTCCGAACAAGCTGACGCGCCTGTCACTTCCTGA
- the ilvC gene encoding ketol-acid reductoisomerase produces the protein MAVTIYYDDDADLSLLKDKTIAILGYGSQGHAQAQNLRDSGCNVIIGQRKGSENYDLAVSHGFEPVSIAEATKQGDLVNILLPDEVQGDLYKSEILPNLSKGNLLLCSHGFNIHFNQVVPPAGVDAALVAPKGPGHLVRSEYVKGGGVPSLIALVEGASESTRQLALAYAKGIGGTRGGVIETSFAEETETDLFGEQVVLCGGVSELVKAGFDTLVEAGYQPEMAYFECMHELKLIVDLFYQGGLNYMRYSVSNTAEYGDYSSGPRIITDETRKEMKKILEEIQTGEFAKNWLLENKANQASFKAIRRLNRQHPIEAVGKELRRMMSWIDSKEV, from the coding sequence ATGGCAGTAACTATTTATTACGATGACGATGCAGATTTGTCGCTGTTGAAAGACAAAACCATTGCCATCCTCGGCTACGGAAGCCAGGGGCATGCTCAAGCACAAAACCTTCGCGACAGTGGCTGTAACGTCATTATTGGACAGCGTAAAGGGAGTGAAAACTACGATCTGGCTGTGAGCCATGGATTCGAGCCGGTCTCGATTGCAGAAGCCACCAAACAGGGTGACCTGGTCAACATCCTGCTCCCCGACGAAGTACAGGGCGATCTCTACAAAAGCGAAATTCTGCCGAACCTGAGCAAGGGCAACCTGCTGCTCTGCTCGCACGGTTTCAACATTCACTTCAACCAGGTTGTTCCGCCCGCCGGCGTTGATGCAGCCCTGGTCGCCCCCAAAGGTCCCGGCCACCTGGTACGCAGCGAATATGTCAAAGGGGGCGGTGTTCCCTCGCTGATCGCCCTGGTTGAAGGGGCTTCTGAAAGCACCCGTCAACTGGCCCTGGCCTACGCCAAGGGGATCGGCGGTACCCGTGGTGGTGTGATTGAAACCTCATTTGCTGAAGAAACCGAAACCGACCTGTTCGGTGAGCAGGTTGTGCTCTGTGGTGGCGTCAGCGAACTGGTCAAAGCCGGTTTTGATACCCTGGTGGAAGCCGGTTATCAGCCCGAAATGGCCTACTTCGAATGTATGCACGAACTGAAGCTGATCGTCGACCTGTTCTACCAGGGTGGTCTGAACTACATGCGGTACAGTGTTTCCAACACTGCTGAATATGGTGACTACTCCAGCGGTCCCCGGATCATCACGGACGAAACCCGCAAGGAAATGAAGAAGATTCTGGAAGAGATCCAGACCGGTGAATTCGCAAAGAACTGGTTGCTGGAAAACAAAGCCAACCAGGCTTCCTTCAAAGCGATTCGTCGCCTGAACCGGCAGCATCCGATCGAAGCTGTAGGTAAAGAACTGCGGCGGATGATGAGCTGGATTGACTCCAAAGAGGTCTAA